A genome region from Ralstonia solanacearum K60 includes the following:
- a CDS encoding efflux RND transporter permease subunit: MAKFFIDRPVFAWVLALFIIVAGAISITQLPIAQYPTIAPPSILITATYPGASAKTLDDAVTSIIEQEMNGADGLLYIESVSQAGNGQATITVTFKPGTDPALAQVDVQNRLKRVEARLPSSVTQQGVQVDKTRSNFLLFATLISKDGKMDPVALGDYISRNVLNEIKRVPGVGQAVLFGTERAMRIWVDPAKLVGYKLTPTDVYNAIRNQNALVSAGTLGDLPSTSDQPIAATVVVEGQMTTTEQFGNIVLVSKPDGSQVRIKDVARLELGGQTYATSARINGQPISAIGVQLSPTGNALGTAKAVKAKLDELSKYFPAGVEYKIPYDTSKFVQISIEEVVKTLFEAMALVFLVMLVFLQNIRYTLIPSIVVPISLLGAFATMNALGFSINVLTMFGLVLAIGILVDDAIVVVENVERIMSQEGLPPREATRKAMGQITGAIIGITLVLMAVFIPMAFFSGSVGAIYRQFSLSMVASIFFSALMALTLTPALCSTLLKPIEKGSHHEKKGFFGWFNRMFTSTTDRYQSLVERMLKKTFRYMVIYGALIAAVVLLFVRLPSSFLPNEDQGYIITNIQLPPAASANRTLDVIKQVEGYYQHEKAVENIVAVQGFSFSGNGPNAALVFTTLKDWSQRGADQTADAVAGRAFGALFGGIRDAIVFPLNPPPIPELGNATGFTFRLQDRGGLGHDALMAARNQLLGMAAQSKVLKSVRPDGLEDSPQYQVDIDREKANALGVAFADINAVLSTALGSAYANDFPNYGRQQRVIVQADRINRMQPEDIMNLFVRNTQGSMVPMSAFAKGHWIVGPVQLVRYNGYPSIRISGDAATGASTGEAMDEMERLASKLPAGIGFEWTGQSLQEKSSGSQAPALYALSLLAVFLVLAALYESWSIPAAVILVVPLGVLGALLGVTLRFMPDDVYFKVGLIAVVGLSAKNAILIIEFAKDLQAQGKGLIEATLEAVHLRFRPIIMTSFAFILGVLPLAIATGASSASQRAIGTGVMGGMITATVLAVVLVPVFFVVVRRVFKGSERQRRLDAAHLPLDEEI, encoded by the coding sequence ATGGCAAAGTTTTTTATCGATCGCCCGGTCTTTGCCTGGGTGCTCGCGCTGTTCATCATCGTGGCTGGGGCGATCTCGATCACCCAGTTGCCGATCGCGCAGTACCCGACCATCGCGCCGCCGTCGATCCTCATTACAGCCACGTACCCGGGCGCAAGCGCCAAGACACTCGACGACGCCGTCACCAGCATCATCGAGCAGGAAATGAACGGCGCGGACGGCCTGCTCTATATCGAGTCGGTCAGCCAGGCCGGTAACGGCCAGGCCACCATCACCGTGACGTTCAAGCCGGGCACCGACCCCGCGCTGGCGCAGGTGGACGTGCAGAACCGCCTCAAGCGGGTGGAAGCGCGCCTGCCCTCGTCCGTGACGCAGCAGGGCGTGCAGGTCGACAAGACCCGCTCCAACTTCCTGCTGTTCGCCACGCTCATCTCGAAAGACGGCAAGATGGACCCGGTCGCCCTGGGCGACTACATCTCGCGCAACGTGCTCAACGAAATCAAGCGCGTGCCCGGCGTCGGCCAGGCCGTGCTGTTCGGCACCGAGCGCGCGATGCGCATCTGGGTCGACCCAGCCAAGCTGGTCGGCTACAAGCTGACGCCGACCGACGTCTACAACGCCATCCGCAATCAGAACGCGCTGGTCTCGGCCGGTACGCTGGGCGATCTGCCGTCCACCTCCGACCAGCCCATCGCGGCGACGGTGGTGGTGGAAGGGCAGATGACGACCACCGAGCAGTTCGGCAACATCGTGCTGGTGTCCAAGCCGGACGGCTCGCAGGTGCGCATCAAGGACGTGGCGCGCCTGGAACTGGGCGGCCAGACGTACGCGACCTCCGCGCGGATCAACGGCCAGCCGATCTCGGCCATCGGCGTGCAGCTCTCGCCGACGGGTAACGCGCTGGGCACGGCCAAGGCGGTCAAGGCCAAGCTCGACGAGCTGTCCAAGTACTTCCCGGCCGGCGTCGAGTACAAGATCCCGTACGACACCTCCAAGTTCGTGCAGATCTCGATCGAGGAAGTGGTCAAAACGCTGTTCGAGGCCATGGCGCTGGTGTTCCTGGTGATGCTGGTGTTCCTGCAGAACATCCGCTACACCCTGATCCCGTCGATCGTGGTGCCAATCTCGCTGCTGGGCGCATTCGCCACCATGAACGCGCTGGGCTTCTCGATCAACGTGCTGACCATGTTCGGCCTGGTGCTGGCGATCGGTATCCTCGTCGACGACGCCATCGTGGTGGTGGAGAACGTCGAGCGGATCATGAGCCAGGAGGGCCTGCCCCCGCGCGAAGCAACCCGCAAGGCGATGGGCCAGATCACCGGCGCCATCATCGGCATCACGCTGGTGCTGATGGCGGTGTTCATCCCGATGGCGTTCTTCTCGGGCTCGGTGGGCGCGATCTACCGGCAGTTCTCGCTGTCGATGGTGGCCTCGATCTTCTTCTCCGCGCTGATGGCCCTGACGCTGACGCCCGCGCTGTGCTCGACGCTGCTCAAGCCGATCGAGAAAGGCTCGCACCACGAGAAGAAAGGCTTCTTCGGCTGGTTCAACCGCATGTTCACCAGCACCACGGACCGCTACCAGAGCCTCGTGGAGCGCATGCTGAAGAAGACCTTCCGCTACATGGTGATCTACGGCGCGCTGATCGCCGCGGTGGTGCTCCTGTTCGTGCGCCTGCCGTCGTCGTTCCTGCCGAACGAAGACCAGGGCTACATCATCACCAATATCCAGTTGCCGCCGGCCGCGTCGGCCAACCGCACGCTGGACGTGATCAAGCAGGTCGAGGGCTACTACCAGCACGAGAAGGCCGTCGAGAACATCGTGGCGGTGCAGGGCTTCAGCTTCTCGGGCAACGGTCCCAACGCCGCGCTGGTGTTCACCACGCTCAAGGACTGGAGCCAGCGCGGCGCCGACCAGACCGCTGACGCCGTGGCCGGCCGCGCGTTCGGCGCGCTGTTCGGCGGCATCCGCGATGCGATCGTGTTCCCGCTGAACCCGCCGCCGATCCCGGAACTGGGTAACGCGACCGGCTTCACGTTCCGCCTGCAGGACCGCGGCGGCCTGGGCCACGACGCGCTGATGGCCGCGCGCAACCAGCTGCTGGGCATGGCCGCGCAGAGCAAGGTGCTCAAGAGCGTGCGCCCGGACGGTCTGGAAGATTCGCCGCAGTACCAGGTCGACATCGACCGCGAGAAGGCCAACGCATTGGGCGTGGCGTTCGCCGACATCAACGCCGTGCTGTCGACGGCGCTGGGTTCGGCCTACGCGAACGACTTCCCGAACTACGGCCGTCAGCAGCGAGTGATCGTCCAGGCGGACAGGATCAACCGGATGCAGCCGGAAGACATCATGAACCTGTTCGTGCGCAACACGCAGGGCAGCATGGTGCCGATGTCGGCGTTCGCCAAGGGCCACTGGATCGTCGGTCCGGTGCAACTGGTGCGCTACAACGGCTATCCGTCGATCCGCATCTCGGGTGACGCGGCCACCGGCGCCAGCACCGGCGAAGCCATGGACGAGATGGAACGCCTGGCCTCCAAGCTTCCGGCCGGCATCGGCTTCGAGTGGACCGGCCAGTCGCTGCAGGAAAAGTCCTCCGGCTCGCAGGCGCCCGCGCTGTACGCACTGTCGCTGCTGGCGGTGTTCCTGGTGCTCGCCGCGCTGTATGAGAGCTGGTCGATTCCGGCCGCGGTGATCCTGGTGGTGCCGCTGGGCGTGCTCGGCGCGCTGCTGGGCGTGACGCTGCGCTTCATGCCCGACGACGTGTACTTCAAGGTCGGCCTGATCGCGGTGGTGGGCCTGTCGGCCAAGAACGCCATCCTGATCATCGAATTCGCGAAGGACCTACAGGCGCAAGGCAAGGGCCTGATCGAAGCGACACTGGAAGCGGTGCATCTGCGGTTCCGGCCGATCATCATGACGTCGTTCGCCTTCATCCTGGGCGTGCTGCCGCTGGCGATCGCCACCGGCGCCAGCTCCGCCAGCCAGCGCGCCATCGGTACCGGCGTGATGGGCGGGATGATCACCGCGACGGTGCTGGCCGTGGTGCTGGTGCCGGTGTTCTTCGTGGTGGTGCGCCGCGTCTTCAAAGGCAGCGAACGTCAGCGCCGCCTGGATGCCGCACACCTCCCGCTGGACGAGGAAATCTAA